A genomic window from Silene latifolia isolate original U9 population chromosome Y, ASM4854445v1, whole genome shotgun sequence includes:
- the LOC141630880 gene encoding uncharacterized protein LOC141630880, protein MGYTVSKGYNFLRNREAEVQWHTLVWNKWAIPKHSFIAWVHHHGNMNTKEKLFKLGITDDSTCCICGGAVENLEHLFFACPYSKIVIAAVGKWVGTPWPESNWINWRLAKTGHSLHLEILDATINSCLYTIWHQRNRSRHEFTLTRPIHTARFIVDELKMRFRGRGKGVLGRREAMWLEGLLGRGV, encoded by the coding sequence ATGGGGTATACTGTAAGTAAGGGATATAACTTTCTAAGAAACAGGGAAGCTGAAGTACAGTGGCATACTCTGGTGTGGAATAAATGGGCTATACCAAAGCATAGCTTTATAGCATGGGTTCATCATCATGGAAACATGAATACAAAAGAAAAACTCTTCAAACTAGGGATAACTGATGATAGTACCTGCTGCATCTGCGGGGGAGCTGTTGAAAACTTGGAGCATTTGTTCTTTGCTTGTCCCTATAGCAAAATCGTCATTGCTGCTGTCGGAAAGTGGGTTGGGACTCCATGGCCCGAATCTAATTGGATCAATTGGCGGCTTGCGAAAACAGGTCACTCTCTACATTTAGAGATCCTTGACGCAACAATCAACTCCTGCCTCTACACCATTTGGCATCAGAGAAACAGGAGCAGGCACGAATTTACCCTTACTCGACCTATTCACACTGCCCGATTCATTGTGGATGAGCTAAAAATGAGATTCCGAGGTAGGGGCAAAGGGGTTTTGGGTAGAAGAGAAGCTATGTGGCTTGAGGGGCTGCTAGGAAGAGGCGTTTGA